The following are encoded together in the Iodobacter fluviatilis genome:
- the ffh gene encoding signal recognition particle protein has protein sequence MFENLSSRLSGVVKNLRGQSRLTEDNIQDAMREVRMALLEADVALPVVKQFINDVKVRAQGQEVIGSLTPGQAVIGVVYEELTKLMGAQNDALNLAAVPPAVILMAGLQGAGKTTTSGKLAKLLKETQKKKVLLVSTDVYRPAAIEQLKTLAGQLEVEWFPSDVAQKPVDIALAAHDYAKKHFHDVLIVDTAGRLAIDEALMAEIKALHAAVNPVETLFVVDAMQGQDAVNTAKAFNEALPLTGVVLTKMDGDSRGGAALSVRNITGKPIKFLGTGEKLSGLEPFHPDRMAGRILGMGDVLSLIEDVQNSVDQEEALKMMKKVKSGKGFDLEDFKIQIQQMKKMGGMSALMDKLPGQVSQMANSQVTDKSVARIEGIINSMTPEERRKPELLKASRKRRIAAGAGVQVQEVNRLLKQFEETQKMMKQFSKGGMAKLMRGMSGMKGMLPGL, from the coding sequence ATGTTCGAAAATCTTTCCAGTCGTCTATCTGGCGTCGTTAAAAATTTACGTGGCCAGTCTCGCCTTACAGAAGACAATATTCAAGACGCAATGCGTGAAGTGCGCATGGCCTTGCTTGAGGCTGACGTGGCTTTGCCTGTTGTTAAGCAATTTATTAACGACGTAAAAGTTCGCGCTCAGGGCCAAGAAGTTATTGGTAGTCTTACCCCTGGTCAAGCGGTAATTGGTGTTGTTTATGAGGAACTGACCAAGCTAATGGGCGCACAAAATGATGCGTTGAACTTAGCCGCCGTACCACCTGCCGTCATTTTAATGGCGGGTTTACAGGGGGCGGGTAAGACAACTACATCGGGTAAGCTTGCAAAATTACTTAAAGAAACACAAAAAAAGAAAGTTTTGTTGGTATCGACCGACGTTTATCGCCCCGCAGCGATTGAGCAACTGAAAACGCTGGCTGGGCAATTAGAGGTTGAGTGGTTTCCTTCTGATGTTGCGCAAAAGCCAGTGGATATCGCGCTTGCTGCACATGATTATGCGAAAAAACATTTTCATGATGTGTTGATTGTCGATACGGCCGGTCGTTTGGCGATCGATGAAGCCTTAATGGCCGAAATTAAGGCTCTGCATGCGGCCGTTAATCCGGTTGAAACTCTGTTTGTGGTGGATGCCATGCAGGGGCAGGACGCGGTTAATACTGCCAAAGCATTTAATGAAGCACTGCCTTTGACTGGCGTTGTGTTGACTAAAATGGATGGTGATTCGCGAGGTGGTGCGGCATTATCTGTCAGAAATATTACGGGAAAACCGATTAAATTTTTGGGTACGGGTGAAAAGCTCTCCGGCCTAGAGCCATTCCATCCAGACCGTATGGCTGGCCGTATTTTAGGAATGGGCGATGTACTGTCCTTGATTGAAGACGTGCAAAATAGCGTTGATCAAGAAGAAGCACTTAAAATGATGAAAAAAGTTAAATCCGGTAAAGGGTTTGACTTGGAAGATTTTAAAATACAAATCCAGCAAATGAAAAAAATGGGCGGTATGAGTGCCTTGATGGATAAACTGCCAGGCCAAGTGAGCCAGATGGCTAACAGCCAAGTGACTGACAAATCGGTGGCTCGGATTGAGGGCATTATTAATTCGATGACCCCAGAGGAGCGTCGCAAACCAGAGTTACTCAAAGCCAGCCGCAAACGCCGCATTGCAGCTGGGGCTGGAGTTCAAGTTCAAGAAGTGAATCGCTTGCTTAAGCAGTTTGAAGAAACGCAAAAAATGATGAAACAGTTCTCCAAAGGCGGTATGGCGAAGCTGATGCGTGGAATGAGTGGCATGAAGGGAATGTTGCCAGGTTTGTAA
- the trmD gene encoding tRNA (guanosine(37)-N1)-methyltransferase TrmD: protein MITRAEVNHFDVITLFPEMFEAITRHGITRRAVELGLFELISWNPRDFTIDKHRTVDDRPYGGGPGMVMLPEPLESALEAAKNRQREAGIAITHTVYLSPQGATLTHDKVLELAKKPGLVLLCGRYEGVDERLLDRQIDEEISVGDYVLSGGELPAMVLMDAIIRQLPGVLNTAASAEEDSFVDGLLDCPHYTRPENYLGMNVPEVLLSGNHALIRRWRLKQSLGRTLLRRPDLLKERQLSKEEARLLAEFKADLVISQDQVV, encoded by the coding sequence TTGATTACTAGGGCTGAGGTAAATCACTTTGATGTGATTACTTTGTTTCCAGAGATGTTTGAGGCGATCACTCGTCATGGAATTACTCGGCGAGCGGTTGAATTAGGTTTGTTTGAACTAATCAGTTGGAATCCACGCGATTTCACTATAGACAAACACCGCACTGTGGACGATCGGCCGTATGGTGGTGGCCCCGGTATGGTGATGTTGCCAGAGCCGCTAGAAAGCGCGCTGGAAGCCGCTAAAAATAGGCAGCGTGAGGCTGGTATTGCTATAACGCATACCGTTTATTTATCTCCCCAAGGGGCGACATTAACGCATGATAAAGTGCTAGAGCTAGCAAAAAAGCCGGGTCTGGTTTTGTTATGTGGTCGTTATGAAGGTGTAGATGAGCGTTTGCTAGATCGCCAGATCGACGAGGAAATCTCGGTAGGTGATTATGTGCTTTCGGGTGGAGAGCTGCCTGCAATGGTATTGATGGATGCCATCATTCGCCAATTGCCTGGTGTGCTTAATACCGCAGCGAGTGCAGAAGAAGATTCATTTGTGGATGGGTTGCTGGATTGCCCGCATTACACCCGTCCCGAAAATTATCTAGGTATGAACGTACCGGAAGTCTTACTTTCAGGAAATCATGCATTGATACGGCGCTGGCGCTTAAAACAGTCTTTGGGTCGAACGCTTTTGCGTAGGCCTGACTTGTTAAAAGAGCGACAGCTATCAAAAGAGGAAGCTCGTCTTCTGGCCGAATTTAAGGCGGATCTGGTGATAAGCCAAGATCAGGTGGTTTGA
- the pilB gene encoding type IV-A pilus assembly ATPase PilB — translation MSAPNTPVSGLARLLVQHGRLIEADAEALQATANSSKTPFIEQLIRSHKMTARDVAEFSSQAFGYPLLDLDHLDSSYIPQGVLDHKVMQIQRIVPLFKRGTKLFIGLSDITNLQALEEVRFQTGLQVQPLVVEDSKLVSLLDKLIEAAGGNLSKMSLDDVDLEMAGDEEDVSQNDAAAKEVDDTPIVKYLQKILLDAINAGVSDIHFEPYEKYFRIRYRLDGVLREVAQPPLAIKDKLASRIKVISKLDISEKRVPQDGRMKLVLSKSRAIDFRVSTMPTMHGEKICMRILDPSSATLGIDALGYDPDQKEILLEAIQRPYGMILVTGPTGSGKTVSLYTCLNILNQPGINISTAEDPCEINLPGVNQVNVNEKSGLTFAVALKAFLRQDPDIIMVGEIRDLGTADISIKAAQTGHMVFSTLHTNDAPTTLTRMLNMGIAPFNIASSVILITAQRLARKLCSCKAHIDIPHQALLDAGFLEEDLDGTWSPYKPVGCDICKGSGYKGRVGIYQVMPITDAMNRIIMTNGNAIDIADQAKRDGVRDLRQSGLRKVKQGLTSLEEIMAVTNE, via the coding sequence ATGTCAGCTCCCAACACACCTGTATCTGGTCTTGCCCGCCTTCTTGTTCAGCACGGAAGATTGATTGAAGCGGACGCAGAGGCTTTGCAAGCTACGGCCAACAGCAGTAAAACGCCGTTCATTGAGCAACTCATACGCAGTCATAAAATGACTGCGAGGGATGTGGCTGAGTTTTCGTCGCAAGCCTTTGGCTACCCGCTACTCGACCTTGATCACCTTGATTCAAGCTATATCCCTCAAGGGGTCTTAGATCACAAAGTAATGCAGATCCAACGAATCGTGCCGCTTTTTAAGCGTGGCACGAAGCTATTTATTGGCCTATCTGACATCACTAACCTGCAAGCGCTTGAAGAAGTTCGCTTTCAAACCGGCTTGCAAGTCCAACCTCTGGTGGTTGAAGACAGCAAGTTAGTATCATTACTCGATAAACTTATAGAAGCCGCAGGTGGCAATTTAAGCAAAATGTCGCTAGATGACGTCGACCTAGAAATGGCCGGCGATGAAGAAGATGTCAGTCAAAACGACGCAGCAGCGAAGGAAGTGGATGACACTCCTATTGTTAAATATCTGCAAAAAATCTTACTTGATGCCATTAATGCTGGCGTTTCAGATATTCACTTTGAGCCCTACGAAAAGTACTTTCGGATTCGCTATCGACTAGACGGGGTATTGCGCGAAGTAGCTCAGCCCCCGCTGGCAATTAAAGACAAACTTGCATCTCGAATTAAAGTTATTTCTAAGCTCGATATTTCAGAAAAGCGCGTTCCTCAAGATGGCCGCATGAAGCTTGTGCTGTCTAAAAGTCGTGCAATTGATTTTCGGGTATCCACCATGCCAACCATGCATGGCGAGAAAATTTGTATGCGGATTTTAGATCCATCCTCTGCCACGCTGGGCATTGACGCCTTAGGTTACGATCCAGATCAAAAAGAAATTCTGCTTGAGGCCATCCAACGCCCATACGGCATGATCTTAGTAACAGGCCCAACCGGCTCAGGCAAAACAGTTTCACTCTATACCTGCTTGAATATTCTGAATCAGCCAGGGATTAATATCTCTACGGCAGAAGATCCATGCGAAATTAACTTGCCTGGCGTTAACCAAGTTAATGTCAATGAAAAATCAGGGCTCACCTTTGCCGTGGCGCTAAAAGCCTTTCTGCGTCAAGATCCTGACATCATCATGGTGGGGGAAATTCGTGACTTGGGTACCGCCGATATCTCGATTAAAGCGGCACAAACTGGGCATATGGTGTTTTCTACCTTACACACCAACGACGCCCCTACCACTCTAACCCGTATGTTAAACATGGGAATTGCCCCGTTTAACATCGCATCATCCGTTATTTTGATCACTGCTCAGCGCTTAGCTCGTAAGCTGTGCAGTTGCAAAGCGCACATTGATATCCCTCACCAAGCCTTACTGGATGCGGGCTTTTTAGAAGAAGATCTGGATGGCACTTGGAGCCCCTACAAGCCAGTTGGCTGTGATATTTGTAAGGGTTCAGGCTATAAAGGCCGTGTAGGGATTTACCAAGTCATGCCCATTACGGATGCAATGAACCGCATCATTATGACAAACGGCAACGCCATTGATATTGCAGATCAAGCAAAGCGAGACGGTGTTCGTGATTTGCGTCAGTCTGGCTTACGTAAAGTAAAGCAAGGTCTCACTTCATTAGAAGAAATTATGGCGGTGACGAATGAATAA
- the xerD gene encoding site-specific tyrosine recombinase XerD: MSKRGMDEQLLLIDEFLDAVWLSDQLSKNTIDSYRRDLLIWAQWLLAERQCDLLNADRECVQAFLARQARDMKAATLARRMASLRKFYRHWILSGQASFDPTAELTAPKRIRPLPKALDEDRIKALLLAPELDQASGLRDRAMLELMYATGLRVTELVTLPLGQIKLRERYVQILAGKGGKQRLVPMGEVAADWVEQYLAHSRPLLVGVHQVAEAFVNQRGHPLTRQGFWYIIKQYAAAAGIDASHLSPHVLRHAFATHLLNHGADLRVVQMLLGHADITTTQIYTHVASARLKSLHKEHHPRGSRS, from the coding sequence ATGAGCAAGCGCGGCATGGATGAACAATTACTTTTAATTGATGAATTTTTAGATGCTGTTTGGCTGAGTGATCAGCTTTCTAAAAATACCATTGATAGTTATCGGCGTGATTTGCTGATTTGGGCTCAGTGGCTGTTGGCGGAGCGGCAGTGTGATCTGCTGAATGCTGATCGGGAGTGTGTGCAAGCTTTTTTAGCTAGGCAGGCCCGCGATATGAAGGCGGCCACTTTGGCACGGCGTATGGCTAGCTTGCGCAAATTTTATCGACACTGGATTTTATCAGGGCAGGCAAGTTTTGATCCTACCGCTGAGCTGACCGCGCCTAAACGGATTCGCCCCTTACCTAAGGCCTTGGATGAGGATCGCATCAAGGCGCTTTTATTGGCTCCAGAGCTTGATCAGGCAAGTGGCTTAAGAGATCGGGCTATGCTGGAGCTGATGTACGCTACCGGTTTACGTGTGACTGAGTTAGTTACTCTGCCATTAGGGCAAATAAAATTACGTGAACGTTATGTGCAAATCTTGGCGGGTAAGGGCGGGAAGCAGCGTTTAGTACCGATGGGGGAGGTGGCTGCTGATTGGGTTGAACAATATTTGGCCCATTCTCGACCTTTGTTGGTTGGAGTGCATCAGGTGGCTGAGGCCTTTGTTAACCAGCGTGGGCATCCGCTTACTCGGCAAGGGTTTTGGTACATCATTAAGCAGTATGCTGCAGCGGCGGGTATTGATGCGAGTCATTTAAGCCCACACGTTTTAAGGCATGCATTTGCCACGCATTTGTTAAATCATGGCGCTGATTTGCGGGTGGTGCAAATGTTGCTAGGGCACGCTGATATCACAACTACGCAAATTTATACTCATGTTGCATCGGCTCGTTTGAAATCTTTGCATAAAGAACATCATCCGCGTGGTTCTCGTTCATAA
- the rimM gene encoding ribosome maturation factor RimM (Essential for efficient processing of 16S rRNA), translating to MTTQKRASLSVPDDLLIMGYVSGAFGIHGWINLVGDTEDADSLFDYDTWWIGQEGQWQAYTLVQGQVHTKKLAAQLEGVNDRDAAFALKSCKIAVSRSLLPVPAADEYYWVDLIGLDVINEQGEKLGVVDNLFETGANDVIVVKDGQTERLLPFVPHVVLKVDLAAKTISVDWGLDY from the coding sequence GTGACTACGCAAAAGCGTGCTTCATTATCAGTGCCAGATGATCTTTTGATCATGGGTTACGTGAGTGGGGCTTTTGGTATTCATGGCTGGATCAATCTGGTAGGTGATACTGAAGATGCCGATAGTCTTTTTGACTACGACACTTGGTGGATCGGTCAGGAGGGTCAATGGCAAGCTTATACGCTTGTTCAAGGCCAAGTTCATACCAAGAAACTTGCAGCTCAACTTGAAGGTGTAAATGATCGCGATGCGGCATTTGCGTTAAAGAGTTGTAAAATTGCAGTTTCACGCAGCCTGCTGCCAGTACCTGCTGCTGATGAATATTACTGGGTCGATTTAATCGGTCTAGATGTCATCAATGAGCAAGGTGAGAAGCTGGGTGTTGTGGATAACTTGTTTGAAACCGGAGCTAACGATGTGATCGTTGTAAAAGATGGCCAGACCGAACGTCTGCTGCCTTTTGTACCTCATGTTGTGCTTAAGGTTGATCTTGCTGCTAAAACAATCTCTGTGGATTGGGGCCTTGATTACTAG
- the rpsP gene encoding 30S ribosomal protein S16, translating to MVVIRLSRGGAKNRPFYNVVVTDSRNRRDGRFVERLGFYNPLAKDGEEGVRLAMDRVSYWVGVGAQASDSVAKLLKSYKPAAVAA from the coding sequence ATGGTTGTTATTCGTCTTTCCCGCGGCGGTGCTAAAAACCGTCCGTTTTACAACGTTGTTGTAACCGACTCCCGTAATCGTCGTGACGGTCGCTTTGTTGAGCGTCTTGGCTTTTACAACCCACTCGCTAAAGATGGCGAAGAAGGCGTGCGTCTAGCTATGGACCGCGTAAGTTACTGGGTAGGCGTTGGTGCGCAAGCTTCTGACTCCGTTGCCAAGTTGCTGAAGAGCTACAAACCAGCTGCTGTTGCTGCTTGA
- a CDS encoding HlyC/CorC family transporter: MEQLSLAFLYTALAACLFTSAFFSGAETAMMAVNRYKVASKARQGHRAAVRTQKLLSQTDKLLSVILIGNTVINTASATLSALIADRLFSGNDFALAIATLLVAFAILIFSEATPKVLAATYPEPLAYTASAPLLLLLRVLYPAVWLVNLFVTGLINTLRLKKNHDNQQALSPEELRLLVLESGRHMEKKHHTMLLNLFELASITVDDVMTPRHQMESIDLDAPTDEIRKQISTCHHTRLPVYSGNPDNIIGILHSRKVLSLKEDEIDQSSLREMMRPPYFIPSSTPLFTQLQNFQENKRRIAVVVDEYGEMQGLVTLEDILEQVVGEFTTNAPTQGAKVLRQPDGSILLDGASSLRELNRKLRLTFPIDGPKTLNGLILEHFQDIPDAGTCLVLAGQRLEIVQTQDRSIRVVRLYAANI, translated from the coding sequence TTGGAACAGCTCTCCTTAGCATTTCTCTACACAGCGCTTGCTGCTTGCTTATTTACATCCGCTTTTTTTTCTGGAGCAGAAACCGCCATGATGGCGGTTAATCGCTATAAAGTAGCCAGCAAAGCGCGCCAAGGCCATCGCGCAGCAGTCCGTACCCAAAAATTATTAAGCCAAACGGATAAACTTCTTTCCGTCATTTTAATTGGCAATACCGTTATCAATACCGCCTCAGCGACATTATCAGCCCTTATTGCAGATCGATTATTTTCAGGTAATGATTTCGCCTTAGCGATTGCTACATTATTGGTGGCATTTGCTATCCTTATTTTTTCTGAAGCGACTCCCAAAGTACTTGCAGCAACGTACCCAGAACCCTTAGCTTACACCGCCTCTGCCCCCTTATTATTGCTATTAAGAGTACTTTACCCTGCGGTTTGGCTAGTTAATTTATTTGTTACCGGGTTAATTAACACATTACGCCTCAAAAAAAACCATGACAATCAACAAGCACTGTCACCAGAAGAACTGCGCTTATTGGTTTTAGAATCTGGGCGACATATGGAAAAAAAACACCATACAATGTTGTTAAACCTATTTGAGCTAGCGAGCATTACAGTTGATGATGTAATGACACCGCGCCACCAAATGGAAAGCATTGATTTAGACGCGCCAACGGATGAGATTCGCAAACAAATATCCACATGCCATCATACGCGCCTCCCTGTTTATTCAGGCAATCCTGACAATATCATTGGTATTTTACATAGTCGAAAAGTTCTATCATTAAAAGAAGATGAAATAGACCAAAGCAGTTTGCGTGAAATGATGCGCCCCCCATACTTTATTCCATCTAGTACTCCCTTATTTACGCAATTACAAAACTTTCAAGAAAACAAACGTAGAATAGCCGTCGTCGTTGATGAATATGGTGAAATGCAAGGGCTAGTTACTCTTGAAGATATTCTTGAGCAAGTCGTCGGAGAGTTCACCACTAACGCCCCTACGCAAGGAGCAAAAGTGTTGCGCCAACCCGATGGTAGTATTTTACTGGATGGTGCTTCAAGCCTACGTGAGTTAAATAGAAAGCTTCGATTAACGTTTCCTATAGATGGGCCCAAAACATTAAATGGCCTAATCCTTGAACACTTTCAAGATATACCAGACGCGGGAACGTGCTTAGTTTTGGCCGGCCAACGTCTTGAAATAGTTCAAACGCAGGACCGCAGTATTCGCGTAGTCCGGCTTTATGCAGCTAATATTTGA
- a CDS encoding cytochrome C assembly family protein — MSILPEVSPATYLALPALTIYLLLGWHFCRSRLASSHSKSLLTPTLEQLLLISGLLLHASALFPSLLWASTLHFGAAEALSLSAFSTLCIYVCGQLFWKMDGLQPPMLGIAAIFLLLSLLLPTGHPITYPLSPLSRGHFLLAMFAHGMLLNAAGVAILMRFADQTLHQAKAGSLIRTLPPLMTLEKLMFACVRMGFILLTFALLSGIFFSELAWGHGLVFSHKIILSIAAWLVFGTLLWGRFKYGWRGRFAANWTLAGFALLFLGYIGSRFVFEALLHRI, encoded by the coding sequence ATGAGCATTTTACCTGAAGTTAGCCCAGCGACTTATTTAGCGCTGCCGGCCTTAACCATTTATTTGTTGCTTGGCTGGCATTTTTGCCGCAGCCGGCTGGCTTCCTCTCACTCCAAAAGCCTGCTTACGCCAACTCTAGAGCAACTACTGTTAATCAGTGGCTTGTTGCTACACGCCTCCGCCCTCTTCCCCTCCCTACTTTGGGCAAGCACCTTGCACTTTGGTGCGGCAGAAGCATTATCGCTTAGCGCGTTTTCCACCTTGTGCATCTATGTATGTGGGCAACTTTTCTGGAAAATGGATGGCTTACAACCCCCTATGTTAGGCATAGCAGCGATATTTTTACTGCTATCACTACTATTGCCCACCGGGCATCCGATTACTTATCCATTAAGTCCATTATCACGTGGTCACTTTTTATTAGCCATGTTCGCCCACGGCATGCTGCTTAATGCCGCTGGAGTTGCCATTCTAATGCGTTTTGCAGATCAAACACTGCATCAAGCCAAAGCAGGGTCGTTAATACGCACACTTCCACCATTAATGACATTAGAAAAGCTCATGTTTGCCTGCGTACGCATGGGCTTTATTTTACTGACCTTTGCTCTTCTTTCAGGAATATTTTTTTCCGAACTTGCTTGGGGACATGGACTTGTTTTTTCACATAAAATTATTTTATCCATCGCAGCTTGGCTCGTATTCGGCACACTACTTTGGGGAAGATTTAAATATGGGTGGCGTGGACGCTTCGCTGCCAACTGGACTCTTGCTGGCTTTGCACTACTCTTCCTAGGGTATATAGGTAGTCGTTTTGTTTTTGAGGCGCTCTTGCACCGTATATAA
- a CDS encoding methylated-DNA--[protein]-cysteine S-methyltransferase, with protein MRIESMAYHAVIASPVGPLGLAEHDAQLILLEFLPPSAPLLATTSPLLVEAARQLACYFQNPLFVLDLPFMLSVSAHQHKVLAEIATIPVGNVQTYGEISKRIQSSPRSVGGACGRNPLPLFIPCHRVVAAKGLGGFNAGRNGVDWLPIKRWLLNHEQARHG; from the coding sequence ATGCGTATCGAAAGCATGGCTTATCATGCGGTTATTGCGAGCCCCGTCGGGCCTCTGGGGCTAGCCGAGCATGATGCACAGTTGATTTTGCTTGAATTTCTTCCTCCTTCTGCCCCTTTATTGGCGACAACAAGTCCCTTGCTTGTAGAGGCGGCACGTCAGTTAGCTTGTTACTTTCAAAATCCTTTGTTTGTCTTGGATCTGCCTTTTATGTTGTCGGTTAGTGCGCATCAACATAAGGTTTTGGCTGAGATTGCGACGATCCCTGTAGGAAATGTGCAAACCTATGGCGAAATTTCCAAGCGTATCCAGTCCAGTCCTCGATCGGTAGGAGGTGCTTGTGGTCGAAATCCTTTGCCTTTGTTTATTCCTTGTCATCGCGTTGTGGCGGCCAAGGGCTTGGGTGGTTTTAATGCTGGGCGAAATGGCGTGGATTGGTTGCCTATAAAGCGCTGGTTGCTAAATCATGAGCAAGCGCGGCATGGATGA
- a CDS encoding mechanosensitive ion channel family protein: MDTTWAQKYQELAMGYVTEFGVKIFAAIAFWVIGRWLIGFAVRLVQNSLSKQRVDPTVLRYVGSVITVTLNILLVIGILGYCGIQTTTFAALIAAGGIAIGMAWSGLLANFAAGAFIIVLRPFKVGDFVAVGGIVGTVSEIGLFSTMINTPDNVMTLVGNNKIFSDNIQNFTLNPFRRVDLKAQLAGSADHVAAMQVLRDKITAIPNVLAEPKVDVEILEFNLVGPVLVVRPYCHNDHYWQVYFDTNRMIKESLAAAGFPVPMPAQTVVVQQQV; this comes from the coding sequence ATGGATACAACTTGGGCGCAGAAGTATCAAGAACTTGCTATGGGTTATGTAACAGAGTTCGGGGTGAAAATCTTTGCCGCGATTGCTTTTTGGGTGATTGGTCGCTGGCTGATCGGTTTTGCCGTTCGTTTGGTGCAAAACTCTTTAAGTAAGCAAAGGGTTGATCCTACTGTATTGCGATATGTGGGCTCAGTCATTACGGTTACTTTGAATATCTTGCTCGTGATTGGTATATTGGGCTACTGTGGTATTCAAACGACAACATTCGCAGCGCTAATTGCCGCTGGTGGTATTGCAATTGGTATGGCGTGGTCCGGCTTATTGGCTAACTTTGCCGCAGGTGCTTTTATTATTGTATTACGGCCGTTTAAGGTGGGTGATTTTGTGGCGGTGGGAGGGATTGTAGGGACAGTAAGCGAAATTGGTTTGTTTTCTACTATGATTAATACGCCAGATAATGTGATGACTTTGGTTGGAAACAATAAGATTTTTTCTGACAATATTCAGAATTTCACTTTGAATCCATTTCGCAGAGTTGATTTAAAGGCTCAATTGGCTGGGAGTGCTGATCATGTTGCAGCAATGCAGGTGTTGCGTGATAAGATTACCGCCATCCCTAATGTATTGGCTGAGCCTAAGGTCGATGTAGAAATTCTTGAATTTAATTTGGTTGGGCCTGTCTTGGTAGTGCGCCCATATTGCCATAATGATCATTATTGGCAAGTCTATTTTGATACTAATCGCATGATTAAAGAAAGCTTGGCTGCTGCTGGATTTCCAGTACCAATGCCTGCTCAAACTGTTGTGGTACAGCAACAGGTGTAA
- the rplS gene encoding 50S ribosomal protein L19 has translation MDLIQILEQEEIARLAKTIPEFAPGDTVIVQVKVKEGTRERLQAYEGVVIAKRNRGLNSSFIVRKISAGMGVERTFQTYSPLVAGIEVKRRGDVRRAKLYYLRDRSGKSARIKEKLPARKIVAKAAA, from the coding sequence ATGGATTTGATTCAAATACTTGAGCAAGAAGAAATCGCTCGCTTAGCTAAGACTATTCCTGAGTTCGCCCCTGGCGATACCGTGATCGTTCAGGTCAAGGTTAAGGAAGGTACACGTGAGCGTCTGCAGGCTTATGAAGGTGTTGTGATTGCTAAGCGTAATCGCGGCCTGAATAGCTCCTTTATCGTGCGTAAAATTTCTGCCGGTATGGGTGTTGAGCGTACATTCCAAACTTACTCACCACTGGTAGCTGGTATTGAAGTGAAGCGTCGCGGCGATGTACGTCGTGCTAAGCTTTACTACCTCCGTGATCGTTCAGGTAAATCTGCACGTATTAAGGAAAAATTGCCAGCACGTAAGATTGTTGCTAAAGCTGCGGCTTAA